Genomic window (Leisingera methylohalidivorans DSM 14336):
CTGACTGCGGACAGGCCCTGGGCGCGCCCATCCGCTCCGGCGAAGGTCTGAACCGCTCCGTCATTGGCGGGTGTTCATTGACCGGGTTAAACAAAAAGGCCCGCACCGTTCAGGTGCGGGCAAGCCGGGGAGGATCGTCAATGAGGCTTACAAATCTTCCCGGCTGATCGCTTCATCGCGGGTTTGCGCAGGTGACATACGCTGGAACCGGCCTTTCCCCAGATAGACCCAGCTGACCCCTTCGCTTGTGGCGAGAAATTCATCCGCGTATCCGCTGCTGATTTCAGCCTGCGGATTTCCCGGCAGAACAATCGTCTTCATCAGCAGGGTATAGAGCGCGAGGCCGAGCGGGAACCCGATGATGAAGGCGTACTGCGAGAACCAGGCCGCAATACCCCCCGCCACGATCCATGCAATCAGGCCTGCCGGGTTGAAACCGCCGGAGTAACGGAACTGGCCATCGGTTTTGAACAGGTCCGGCACATTGAGGCGGCGCTTGCGCAGAATGTAATAGTCGGCCACCATGATGCCGCCGATGGCAGACAGGAACGCGCCGTAGTAGCCCAGGAAAACAAACAGGTTGTTCAGGATTTCCCATGGGAAGCACAGCGTGCCGGCGACGCCTGCCAGCGCAACGCCTGCCTTGTAGTTGATCACACGCGGCGCAAGGTTGATGAAGGTCAGCGCTGAGGGGATGAGGTTGGCTGAGTTGTTGGTGGACCATTGCGCCAGCACCACCAGCGCAAGCAGAACGACCAGCGACAGCCCCTCACCTTGGCCCTGGATGACCTCGACCGGATTCCAATTGCCGGTGGCAATGAACGATACGCCTCCGATCCCGGCAATCAGCGCCTGGGTGACGGGCAAGGCAACCAGCTGCGCCAGGAAGATGTTCTTGTTGCGCTTTACAAAGCCTTTGGCCCCGGCATCGGTCTTCACAAACCGCGTCAGGTTGGGGATGTCGATGGCAAGCGTCGACCAGAAGCCCATGTTGGCGATGAACAGCACCAGCAAGGACATTTCGCCAGTCCCTTCAAAGGTCCAGATGTTCACACCTTTGGTCGAGGCAACGCCTTCCAGCGTATAATACATCCAGATCGAAATCGCGATGATTGCCGGGGCTGCCAGCGACGCCAGCCGCTCAACCGATTTGATCCCCATCGCAGTGTTCGCAACCTGGACGATGCCGAACACGGCGTACCAGACCACCCAGTTGTCGAAGCTTAGAAAGTACTGGCCGATCCCGTTCAGCGCCAAGGCGCCCAGATAGGTTTGAATGCCGAACCACATTGCGGCGATCAGGCCGCGGGAAAGGGCCGGCAGATGCGTGCCATAAATGCCGAACGGCGCGCGCAGATAGACCGCAAAGGACAGCCCGTGTTCAGTTCCGATATCCGCCGTCAGCACCATGAATGCGCCGATCGCGATATTGGCCAGCATGATCACCAGGATGACCGTTGCCAGCGGAACACCGCCGCCGACACCGGCAGCACCAAGTGAGTAGGTTGCGATGATGACCGCAATTCCCACCCAGATCCAGGCATACCCAACCAGGCCGAGCGGACGCTGCTCCAGCAATGTCGGCAGGATGGATTCCTCAAGCAGCCCGGTGCGTTCAGTTTCCGCTTCGCGGATTTTTTCTGTCATTGTCATTGTTTGGTTTCCCTGTTGGTTGGGTTGCCGGCACAAGGGGGCGTGCCGATCTTCGAAGGCGGTGTTCCGAAACGTTCGGAAAAGCACCTTGAAAACTGTGTCCGCGACGTGAAGCCGGCGGCGACCGCCACATCAAGAAGCTGCATATTTGTTTCGATCAGCAGGCTGTGCGCGAAATCGAGCCGCAGATTCCGGTGGTATTTGGCCGGCGGCGTGCGCAGCAGCTTTTTGAATTGCCGCTCAAGCTGGCGCCGCGAACACCCGCACTCCCGGGCGATCTCATCCAGGCACAGCGGGCTTTCCAAATCGCGCTGCATGATTTCGATGGCAGCCGTCACATGCCGGTTGCGTGCATTATGTGCGAAGGCAAAGGATGTCTTTTGCGGTGTCTCCGGCGGCCGCGGCACACCATGCAGGCACATGTCCCCGACGGCTTGCGCAAAAGCCTTGCCATAGTCTGCAGTGATCAGTGCAAGCATCATATCCGTTGCGGCATGCCCACCGCCGCAGGTCAGCAGCGGCCCATCGATTTCAAAGATCCGTTCGCTGCTCTGCAGGTCAGGGTAAACTTCGCGGAAACTGGCTTGATTTTCCCAATGCAGCGTAAAACGCCTGTCCCGGAGCAGGCCCATCCGGGCCAGGGTGAAAGCACCGGTGCACAGGGCGCCGATCTTCCCTCCCATCCGGGAGATCCGGCGCAGCGCCTGCATCGTTCGTTCGGACGCCGCATTGCGGGGGTCCGTGCCAGAACACACAAACAGCTGACCCGCTGTTTGCAGTCCGTTCAGACTCGATTGAACATTCAGCTCAACGCCGCAAGAGCTTGCGGCCGCCGGGGTATCCGCCACCGTGTGCCAGCGGTAGAGTTCATGCTGTGAGAGCTGGTTTGCAACACGCAGCGGCTCGATGGCGCTGCTCAGGGCCAGCATCGTGAACCTGGGCAGCAGAACAAAGTGGATGTCGCGCGGAGGCAGGGCATCTTTCACCGGGAAATAGGCTGCGCTCTTCGGTATGAAACTGCGATAGCTTTTCATTCTCTCGGTGCTCATGACGGCCTCCGCACTGGTTAACGCAAGGTGTCCAGCGACCGGCGCAGGTCCTCGGTTGCCGCCGCATCAACGGTTTCGGCGTCCAGATCGAGCACCACCCCGTAAACATCCCGGGCGTGCTGCGGAGTGCAGAAGCCATCCAGCACATCGTCCAGAACTTTTTCCGGAGTGCGCTCCAGCGGGCTGCCATAGCCGCCGCCGCAGGGGCTGTAGTAGGCCATCACGTCGTCTTTCCGGACGTCCTCGCCATGGAACTTGGAATGCATCTGACGCGCAGGTCCGGTACTGGAAAAGTTGTAGATCTCGCATTTCCCGGCCGCCCCTTCCGTGCCGCCGAAAATCCCCCATGGCACATTGGTATGCCGTTCGCTCTCATGGGTGATGATGCCATCGGTCAGCATCCGCTGGCTCTTCACGACACCGATCCCGCCGCGGTGCTTGCCGGCACCCGGCATGACGTCATCGCGCAATTCGTACCGCTCGCAGATCATCGGGATATGCATCGCAAGGTCTTCCAGCGGATTGTTGCGGGTGTTGGCCATCAGATTGTCAATGGCGTCAGGACCATCGGACTCCGGGCGGCCGCCATAGGCGCCCTCGTTGACTTCCAGGAACACCCAGTACTCCCCGTCGTCCCGCACCCCTGCGTAAGAGGCAAAGGAAATGCTGGCCGACGACCCGGCAATGATGTCTTCCGGCAGGACCGGCGCCATTGCCTTCAGGATCAGGTCGATCATGAAGTTGCACTGGGTAAAGCGGGCCTCCGCAGAGGCCGGCGCGATCGGGTTGAAGATCGTGCCTTCCGGGGCGGTCACTTTGATCGGCCGGAACGACCCCTGGTTCGACGGCACTCTGGTGTCCGAAGTCGCGGTGTCCAGCAGCAATTTGCGGAACGCTGCGAACGCGGCCACTTTCGTGGAACCTTCAAACGGCACGTTGTAGGCGGTGGGCGTCTGCGGCGCTGATCCGGTCAGGTCGACTTCGATGGTGTCTCCGACAACCCGGACACAGACCTTGACCGGAAGCGTCTGGCCGCGGTTGCGCCCATCATCATCCAGCCAGCCTTCGGCACGGTATTCACCATCCGGAATGTCCGAAATCCGCTGCCGCAGCATTTTCTCGGAGTAGTCCATCAACTGGTTGCAGGCGCCGAACACCAGGTCCTTGCCATAGCGTTCCAACAATTCCTTAAAGCGCTTCGCGCCAAGCCGGGCAGAAGCAATCTGCGCCTCGATGTCGTCCACAAGCTGGCGCGCAGCACGCGAGTTGTTGCGGATGAAATTCCACATCGTCTCATTGCGCTCGCCCTTGCGGTAAAGCTTGGTGCCGGCAAACAGCATGCCCTCGGCGTAAACATCCGGCACATCGATGATCAGGCCCGGTGTTGCGGCGCCGATATCGATATGATGCGCGGTATTGCCCGCGTATCCGACCAGCTCACCTTCGTGAAAAATCGGAATGACGATTGCCAGATCGGGGGTATGCGACGAACCCAGGTAGGGATGGTTGTGGACGACAACATCGCCTTCATACCACTCGCCGTCATCCAGGGAGTCCGCGATACCCCGCAGATACCCTGGGATCGAGCCAATGTGCATCGGCGTGGATTCGGACTCGCAGAGCGTGTTGAAACCTGTGTCGAAAAGCCCGGCGCCCAGATCTTCGGACTCCCGGATGATCGAGGAGAAGGACATGCGGAACAGAACATGCGCCATTTCCTCCGCAATGGTTTCGATAGACCCCCGGATGACCTGAAGAGTGACCGGATCGATCGGTTTACTGATATCTTTTGGCATTGTTTTTCTCCCTCAGGACTTGCTCAAGCGCAGGCTTCCGAAATCCTGAACCTCAGCGGCATAGCCGGGCGGCAGCAGCGTTGTTGAATTGTGCTGGATGATGATGGCCGGGCCTTCAACGCGGATTCCCGCTCCCAGTTTCCCGCGATCCAGGCGCGGTGTCATATGCACCGATCCATCGTCGAAGACAGTTTCGCGCTGGTACATGAAGGCCGCCTTGGTATCGTCCTGGCTGCCTAATGAAAGCGGTGCCAGCTCCAGGTGCCGGACATTTGCCGACGCGATGACCCGCACATTGTACAGCTCGACAAGGCTGTCATCGAAGGAATATCCGTAATCCGCCTTATGCTGCTTGTGGAACGCGCGGATCACGTCCGGCACGTTTTCCAGCGCCAGGCCTTCCTTCGGCATCGGCACGCGCAGCTCGAAACCCTGGCCGTGATACCGCACTTCGGCGATCACGTCGAAATTCTGCTGCGCCTCTGGAATGGCGTCGTTTTCCAGATCGGCCTTACCGGCAGCCTGCAGGTCCGCGACAGCTGCGTTCACCCTGCCGATGGCGCTTTGGTCAGCTTGGAACAGATTGGTGATGACCGAGCGGGTGTGCTCGTACTGAAGGTCGGTGCCCAGCAGCCCCATGGCAGCTGTGATCCCGGGCGCAATCGGAACCAGCACGTCCCGCGCGGAAACAAGTTCCGCCAAAGCAACACCGTGGAACGGGCCGGCACCGCCGAACGGCATGAGCGAGAACTCCCGCGGGTCATAGCCGCGCGCAACCGAATTGGAGCGGATCGTCAGCGCCATATTGTTGTTGACGATCTTGATGATCCCTAGCGCGGCCTCTGTCACAGAAACCCCCATAGGATCAGCGATCTTTTCCTTGATTGCCTTGTGCGACAGTTCCGGGTCCAACGGCAGGTCGCCGCCAAGAAACTTGTCCGCATCCATACGGCCCAGAACGACCTGCGCGTCTGTCACGGTCGGTTCCGTGCCGCCGCGGTTGTAACAGGCGGGCCCGGGTTCCGAACCGGCTGACCGGGGCCCGACGTTGAAACCGCCCGCCTCATCCAGATAGGCAATCGACCCGCCGCCTGCGCCGATGGTTTCCAGGTCGATCATCGGGGCCATCACCGCATGTCCCGACACCAGGGTATCACGCGGGTTCTTGATGCGCATTTCACCCCCGGCAATGGTGGAAATGTCCGCCGACGTGCCGCCGATGTCGACGGTAAGGATGTTGTCCGTCCCCGCCAGCCGTGCTTCGGAAAGCGCCCCCAGCACACCGCCGGCGGGACCGCTCATCAGGATGCTCACGGGCTTTCGGGCGCATCCGTCAATGGTGGATATCCCGCCGTTTGACTGGATGACGCGCAGCTTGGCCGGAATGCCGCCTTCCTTCACCTTCTGCTCCAGATTGCGGAGGTACCAGGCCGACCGCGGGCCGACAAACGCGTTCATGGCAACCGTGGAAAACCGCTCATATTCGCGGATGACATTTGCAACGTCAGAAGACACCGAGACGTAAGCGTCCGGAATTTCCTCCAGCACGATGTCGCGGGCACGCTTTTCATGTGCATCGTTCAGGAAGGAAAACATAAAACCGATACAGACCGACGTGATGCCGCGCTTGCGGAACAGCGCGCAGGCACTGCGGATTTCATCCTCGTTCAGCGGCGTTTCAATTTCGCCGGTTGGCGGCAGGATCCGTTCACTGATGGCGATCCGGTTGCGCCGCTTGACGAGCGGCCGGTTCTGCCAGGGCACTTCAAAATGCAGGGAAAAGTTATGCGGGCGCTTGTGGCGGCCGATGTGCAAGATGTCGCGGAAGCCTTTCGTCGTCAGCATCCCGACTTCGGCGCCGTTATGCTCGATGGTAATGTTCGTTGCGACAGTGGTGCCGTGGTTGATGACCTCGATTGCTTCTTTGCCGATCCCGGCAATTTCGCAAATCTGGTGAATGCCCTCGACCACGCCGATCGACTGGTCCTTCAGGGTACTGGGCACTTTATGGAAAAAAGTGCCGTTATTGCATTCCAGCACAAGGTCGGTGTTTGTACCGCCTACGTCAACGCCGATGCGAGCCATGATGTCCTCCAATTCCTCCCTGTCCGGAAGGGCGCTCGACCGCCCTTCCGGGATTTCCCCAGCGCTTAGCGGTTGCTGACGGTGTTGAGATAATCGACACAGGTGTCGACGGTCTCGACGTCACCGAACTTCGCGTCGATGTCGAACAGGTTCCAGGCGACAGCACCCGGGACCCGGTCGCCGATCGCCTCTTTGACCGCAATCGTGCGGAAACCATCCGCAATACCGTCGCAGATCGTCTGACGCACGCAGGCGCAGGCGGTCACGCCGGTCACCAGGATGGTATCAACCCCATTGGCCCGCAGGATGCCGGCCAGTTCGGTGCCGTGGAACGAACTCGCCCGTTTCTTCAGCAGCGTATATTCGCCCTCGACCGGCGCAATCCGGCTGTCGATCGCCCACAGGTCCTTGTCAGCCAGGTCCACCACATCAACCGGGATCTTGTCGTGCCACAGCCCCATGTCTGTGAACGGTGCCTTCCGGTCTGTGATCTCATAGGCAGTGGTGACATGGATCACCGGATGCCCATTGGCACGGCAGGCTTCCAGCAGGCGCTGCATGCCCGGAATGATCTCGTTGTCCATCTTCTCCTGATCGCAGGTGAAAGGGTTTCCGGGCCGGGTCCAGGCATTGGCAAGATCAACGCTGACAAGGGCCGGTTTCTTGCCAAAGCCCACACGGCGCTGGAAGCCGCGCTCTTTGTAAAGGGCGGATGCAGCATCGAATGCCTCGTGCAGCATCTTGTCCAGTGCTGCGTTATCAACATTACTCATTTTGTTGTCCTTCGATTTTGTAGGTCGCTATGTCCGCCTCAGCCAGCCCTTGCTGCATTGGCGTCTTGATCTCGGGTCAGAGGTCACTCCTCCAAAATCAATCACAGGCACCTCACAAGCAATCGCCGTATCGGCCATTATTATTGCTAGAATTGCATCAATCAAAAACTGTGTGTTATGCAGCTGTAGTTGAAAGGGAAATTTTAGCGGCAATGACCCACACACCTCAGACGCGCGACCTGGAAGCCTTCAATGCAGTGGCCGTCGAACTCAGTTTCCGGCGCGCAGCAGAGCGGCTCTCCATCGACCAGAGCGCACTCAGCCGCCGCATCCGCCAGCTGGAAGATCAGCTTGGCTACCAGCTCATCCGGCGCACGACGCGCGAAGTCTCACTGACCGCCGCGGGGGAGGTGTTCTACGAACGGACCAGGCTGATCTCATCTGAGATTACTGCCGCCGTTCAAGCCGGGCGCATTGCAGCGGAAGGCAAGAAAGGATTCCTGCGCGTCGGATACATGTCCTTTGCGGCGCTGGATCTGATGCCCCGGGTAGTGCGGGAGTTTACCCGCCGCTATCCGGACATTGAACTTGAGCTGAAATATATCCGCACCCAGGGACAGAAGATTGAACTGTCACGCAACAACATCGATGCTGGCTTCATGCTCGGCCCGTTCAAGCACCCCCAGTTTGAAACTAGGGAAGTGGCACGCGAGAGACTCGTCGCGCTGCTACCGGTGGACCATCGGCTGTCGACCCGGCCCTCGGTTACTCTCCAGGAAATCGCGCAGTACCCGATGGTCCTGGGAAGCATGGCCGAATGGGATTTTTTCCGGCTGTTTATCGACGATGTGTTTTTGAGAAGCGGCAACACGATCGATGTGAAATACGAAGCGTCCAATGCTCTGGGGATCCTTGGCCTGGTTGGCAGCGGCCTCGGCGTTTCAGTTTACGCACAGGGGATCACGAGATTTCAGCCAAGAACGATTATGACAAAACCAATCTCTGACTGCGATGCGGAGATCTCCACTCTCCTGGTGTGCAACCGGGCCTATAAAACGCCAGCACTGATGAACTTCATTGCCGTCGCAGAGGAGGTCGTCAAAGCGCGATGATTGCTGAACGCCCGCGATCAAAGCCCAAGCAATTATGCAGGGATTACCCATCGGGCCGCCGCAGCAGGGGCACGGTGCGCGCAAGGCCTGCGGACGATCTCCGCGGCGGCCAGGCGGCGGGCGCTGCAAACCGCTGCGCCCGAAAAGCCGCCCGCCGAAGTGCGGCCGTTAAAACGCGAGGTGGGGCAAGCTGTGCGGCTGCAGCTTTAAGAGGGCCGCGATGTGCTCCAAGCCCTTGCGGAACCGGCCTTCCCCCTGAACCGCCCCCAAGGAAATGCGCAATCCGTCCGCTGAGCATATGCCCGGGGCGAGAAATGGCATGTCAGGCATAACGGCGATTTGCATCTGGCGCGCATATTGCGAAAAACCGGCAGCGCTCCACCCCTCAGGCAGCGGCAGCCAAAGATGCATTGCAGACGGATGCCCTGTCCAGGGGACCCCATGCAATACCCTGCAGG
Coding sequences:
- a CDS encoding helix-turn-helix domain-containing protein, with the translated sequence MSTERMKSYRSFIPKSAAYFPVKDALPPRDIHFVLLPRFTMLALSSAIEPLRVANQLSQHELYRWHTVADTPAAASSCGVELNVQSSLNGLQTAGQLFVCSGTDPRNAASERTMQALRRISRMGGKIGALCTGAFTLARMGLLRDRRFTLHWENQASFREVYPDLQSSERIFEIDGPLLTCGGGHAATDMMLALITADYGKAFAQAVGDMCLHGVPRPPETPQKTSFAFAHNARNRHVTAAIEIMQRDLESPLCLDEIARECGCSRRQLERQFKKLLRTPPAKYHRNLRLDFAHSLLIETNMQLLDVAVAAGFTSRTQFSRCFSERFGTPPSKIGTPPCAGNPTNRETKQ
- a CDS encoding hydantoinase B/oxoprolinase family protein codes for the protein MPKDISKPIDPVTLQVIRGSIETIAEEMAHVLFRMSFSSIIRESEDLGAGLFDTGFNTLCESESTPMHIGSIPGYLRGIADSLDDGEWYEGDVVVHNHPYLGSSHTPDLAIVIPIFHEGELVGYAGNTAHHIDIGAATPGLIIDVPDVYAEGMLFAGTKLYRKGERNETMWNFIRNNSRAARQLVDDIEAQIASARLGAKRFKELLERYGKDLVFGACNQLMDYSEKMLRQRISDIPDGEYRAEGWLDDDGRNRGQTLPVKVCVRVVGDTIEVDLTGSAPQTPTAYNVPFEGSTKVAAFAAFRKLLLDTATSDTRVPSNQGSFRPIKVTAPEGTIFNPIAPASAEARFTQCNFMIDLILKAMAPVLPEDIIAGSSASISFASYAGVRDDGEYWVFLEVNEGAYGGRPESDGPDAIDNLMANTRNNPLEDLAMHIPMICERYELRDDVMPGAGKHRGGIGVVKSQRMLTDGIITHESERHTNVPWGIFGGTEGAAGKCEIYNFSSTGPARQMHSKFHGEDVRKDDVMAYYSPCGGGYGSPLERTPEKVLDDVLDGFCTPQHARDVYGVVLDLDAETVDAAATEDLRRSLDTLR
- a CDS encoding NCS1 family transporter — encoded protein: MTMTEKIREAETERTGLLEESILPTLLEQRPLGLVGYAWIWVGIAVIIATYSLGAAGVGGGVPLATVILVIMLANIAIGAFMVLTADIGTEHGLSFAVYLRAPFGIYGTHLPALSRGLIAAMWFGIQTYLGALALNGIGQYFLSFDNWVVWYAVFGIVQVANTAMGIKSVERLASLAAPAIIAISIWMYYTLEGVASTKGVNIWTFEGTGEMSLLVLFIANMGFWSTLAIDIPNLTRFVKTDAGAKGFVKRNKNIFLAQLVALPVTQALIAGIGGVSFIATGNWNPVEVIQGQGEGLSLVVLLALVVLAQWSTNNSANLIPSALTFINLAPRVINYKAGVALAGVAGTLCFPWEILNNLFVFLGYYGAFLSAIGGIMVADYYILRKRRLNVPDLFKTDGQFRYSGGFNPAGLIAWIVAGGIAAWFSQYAFIIGFPLGLALYTLLMKTIVLPGNPQAEISSGYADEFLATSEGVSWVYLGKGRFQRMSPAQTRDEAISREDL
- a CDS encoding isochorismatase family protein, whose protein sequence is MSNVDNAALDKMLHEAFDAASALYKERGFQRRVGFGKKPALVSVDLANAWTRPGNPFTCDQEKMDNEIIPGMQRLLEACRANGHPVIHVTTAYEITDRKAPFTDMGLWHDKIPVDVVDLADKDLWAIDSRIAPVEGEYTLLKKRASSFHGTELAGILRANGVDTILVTGVTACACVRQTICDGIADGFRTIAVKEAIGDRVPGAVAWNLFDIDAKFGDVETVDTCVDYLNTVSNR
- a CDS encoding LysR substrate-binding domain-containing protein, translating into MTHTPQTRDLEAFNAVAVELSFRRAAERLSIDQSALSRRIRQLEDQLGYQLIRRTTREVSLTAAGEVFYERTRLISSEITAAVQAGRIAAEGKKGFLRVGYMSFAALDLMPRVVREFTRRYPDIELELKYIRTQGQKIELSRNNIDAGFMLGPFKHPQFETREVARERLVALLPVDHRLSTRPSVTLQEIAQYPMVLGSMAEWDFFRLFIDDVFLRSGNTIDVKYEASNALGILGLVGSGLGVSVYAQGITRFQPRTIMTKPISDCDAEISTLLVCNRAYKTPALMNFIAVAEEVVKAR
- a CDS encoding hydantoinase/oxoprolinase family protein yields the protein MARIGVDVGGTNTDLVLECNNGTFFHKVPSTLKDQSIGVVEGIHQICEIAGIGKEAIEVINHGTTVATNITIEHNGAEVGMLTTKGFRDILHIGRHKRPHNFSLHFEVPWQNRPLVKRRNRIAISERILPPTGEIETPLNEDEIRSACALFRKRGITSVCIGFMFSFLNDAHEKRARDIVLEEIPDAYVSVSSDVANVIREYERFSTVAMNAFVGPRSAWYLRNLEQKVKEGGIPAKLRVIQSNGGISTIDGCARKPVSILMSGPAGGVLGALSEARLAGTDNILTVDIGGTSADISTIAGGEMRIKNPRDTLVSGHAVMAPMIDLETIGAGGGSIAYLDEAGGFNVGPRSAGSEPGPACYNRGGTEPTVTDAQVVLGRMDADKFLGGDLPLDPELSHKAIKEKIADPMGVSVTEAALGIIKIVNNNMALTIRSNSVARGYDPREFSLMPFGGAGPFHGVALAELVSARDVLVPIAPGITAAMGLLGTDLQYEHTRSVITNLFQADQSAIGRVNAAVADLQAAGKADLENDAIPEAQQNFDVIAEVRYHGQGFELRVPMPKEGLALENVPDVIRAFHKQHKADYGYSFDDSLVELYNVRVIASANVRHLELAPLSLGSQDDTKAAFMYQRETVFDDGSVHMTPRLDRGKLGAGIRVEGPAIIIQHNSTTLLPPGYAAEVQDFGSLRLSKS